A segment of the Pirellulales bacterium genome:
TAAACGTACTGACCGTCCGCCGAAACTTGCATTTGTCCGGCGTTGATACCGCCAAACTCATTCAGGAATAATTGCTTGCGGGCATGCGTATCGACTACCGAGATGGCACGGTCGCCATTGCAGTTGACGGCCAACCTGGCGCCGTCGGGCGCGAGCGCCAGATAACGTGGCCAGCGGCCAACGGAAATCTTCTCGAGCAACTCGTTTTTGTCCAGGTCGATCACCGCGACGGCCGCCCCCAGCGTGAGCGCCACATACGCCGTATGCCCGTCGGGCGCGATTGCCACGCCGAGCGGTTCGAAGCCAATCGCAATTTTAGCCACCTGCTCTAGGGTCGAGCCTGACCAGCGAAATCGTTCGAGCGTGCCGCTATGGCTACAGCTAACGAGCAAAGTCTCACCGTGGAGAGCCAATGCCGAGGGACGGGCCCCACAACGGAGCTCGCGCGTGACGCGCCCGGTCGTTAGAGCAACGAGCGAAATCGAATCGGCGGTTTGATTTGCCGTGACGGCCCACTGCTCGTCGGGCGAGAGCACCACGTCCACCGGCGAGCGATGCACTTCTGTCGATATTAGCTCTTCGGCAGCGACGTGCCCGAACGGTCGATTGGCCAGTACGCCACTCGCGAGGATTGCTAGTCCAATAGCACAGGAAAGCAAGGAGCTTTTGCGGGCGAATGTCATGTCTTGGGAGAAAAAGCTCGTTGCCGCATATCGGTATAGATTTAGATACTGAACCTGACGTTCCTGTGACCATCGTAGTTCAAATGCACACGCCACGGCAACAGCCTTGGGGCATAGCGCCAGCAGCGAGAAGTTGTTTGTCTACAAGGTGATGGGGCACTTATCTAGATTGGTAAGCCAGAAACAGGCGAGTGACTGTCTTGTTCGCTAGCTTCGCCATTTGCCGCAAAACCCAGCTTTGCTGCGCACCGCGAGATATCAACTGGGCTCATGTATTGCGGTTAGTGGTTGCCCTCACCGATGACACGCAGTAGGCTGACCGGCGCGTGAGAGGCGTATTTGCCGAATCGAGGGAAGCGGATTTTTTGCCTGTGGCAGATTTTTCTGTGAACTATTGATTCCCAAGTGCGTATTAGTTGCAACCCACGGTCTGCCCCCGACGGGCGCTACGAGCCGGAGTCCCTGACCTAGGCGAGGTATGTTGGTTGGACTAATCCGCCTCGAAACCGTGGTAGGACTTAGTCAGATTTCTGGTGTTACTTCCAGTACTTCTTGTGGAGATGTAACTCGTTATGAAAAGCGCTCTAACTTTCTGCACGACATTGGCCCTGCTGGTAAGCGTAGCTGTGGCCGCTGAGCTGAAGAGTGGTCTTGAACCGGGCAAGCCGATCGGCCCCTTCGACGTCGTCAAGTGCGCGGGTCCCGATGACAAGGTGAAGGTCGGCGACGAGCTATGCTATCGTTGCAAGTACGGCAACCGCCCGATGGTGATGGTCTTCTCGCGTTCGTCGGACGCCAAGGTTGCCGCACTGGCAAAGAAGCTCGACGCCGCCGTCGAGGCTAATTCGGCCAAGCAGTTGGCTGCGTTTGTCAGCATGTTGGGTGGCGATCGTGAGGCCCTCGAGTCCACCGCCAAGCAGTTTTGCACCGGCAACAAGTTGGCCAACGTACCGTTGGTTGTGCCGGTCGAATTCGAGAACGGTCCTGCCGACTACGGGATCAACCCCGATGCCGAGGTGACCGTGATCGTTGCCAAGGGTGGCAAAGTCATGGCGAACCACGGCTTCGCCAAGGGCGACGTCAATGACGCCGCCATTGCCGCGGTGCTGGCCGATGTTTCGAAGCTGGTCCAGTAATTTTTAAACGGAAGCAATGATCTGTCGGCTCTGGGTGTCACACGCGTACTCATCGACAGGATTGCCTAGAGTCCGTCGAAGCCACGGCCGCTGTCCGAGTAATTCGGGCAGCGGCTTTTTTCATTGGCTCGCCGCGGATATCACTTTGCGTCGCGTGCAGTAACAGCGAGTTTGAGGATCGTATTCCAGTTACGACCGGTGCCACGCGTCTGCAATTTCTGCTCGATCAAGGTGCCAGTTAGATTCGAGCGTCCGATTCCGGCCGGGTAGACCAGGTATAGTTGCCGGCCATCGGAATGCAGTACTTCAGGCCCCTTGATCGCGCTGCGGAGAGTATTCACGTCCGCAGGTTTGGGCACTTTCTTGAGAAACATTATCACCAGATGGCTCGGATCGTGTTGGGCCTCTTTGCTGAAGGGATTGCGTGCGATCGTCGATTCCCATTCATCCACCGAACGGACGAGGAAATCGGCGGTTAGTTGCAAACGCTTAGCAGTTTCCTGTTCCAGCAAGCTTTCCAGCTTTTCGCCTGTGAGCCGGCTGCTGTCGAACACCAAGTTGCCACTTTGCAGAACCGACCGAACGCCGGTGAGTCCGAGCTGTTCCAGTAGTTCGCGCAGCTGGGACATGGCAACTTTGTTTCGCCCGGCGACGTTGATGGCGCGCAGCAATGCGATGCGAATTGACATAGCCAGACCATAGGTGGCGTGATTCGTAACGTCAACGATTCTCGGCACGGACGCGATTCGCCCCTCGAATGCGGACCTAAAGCTGCTGGCGTTTCTCGAATTGGCAATGGCTGCTATGATTTCCGCTCGATTTTGCGTCGATCGGGAGGCGCTTTCCTAACTGGCCAGGGAGGACGCGGCCATGAAGCTGCTAGCACTCACCGAAGGGGCGGATCACGTTTGCTTTCGTTATCGCATTGGCGCCTTTCAACCGGCGCTGGAGAGTGCTGGGATAGCGCTTACGGTAGCGCCGCTTGCACGCGATTTACGGGTTCGCCTTGGGCAGCTTCGCGCGGCCAGCGATGCCGATGTCGTTATCTTGCAGCGTCGTCTGCTGCCGCGCTGGCAGCTGTGGCTGCTTCGCCGGGCAGCTCGAACCCTGATTTACGACTTCGACGACGCGGTGTTTCGGCGCAGTAGCCTGTCGCGCCGCCGTACGATCAGTTGGACGCGGCGCCGGGGCTTCGCGGCTACAGTGCGGATGGCCGATCTCGCCATAGCTGGTAACCCATTCTTGCACGATGCCGCGGCGCGGCTGGTCGGGGCGGACCGCGTGCGCCTGATTCCGACTTGCATTGAAACAACAAAGTACCCACAAGCCGAGCATGGCCGCTCGGGAAGCGACGTCCGGCTCGTTTGGATCGGACAACGCAGTACGCTGCGTTATCTAGTCGATGGCAGGCAATGCCTTGGCGCCGTGGCCCAACGCCTTCCAGGCATTGAGTTGCGAGTGGTCTCGGACGTTTTTCCTGATGATGTCGGTATTGCGGTGGCGCCGCGCAATTGGTCGCAGCAGAGCGAGGCTCACGAAATCGCCAACGCCGACATCGGTATTTCGTGGCTCTCGGATGACGACTGGTCGCGCGGCAAGTGCGGACTAAAAGTGTTGCAATACATGGCCGCCGGTCTCCCGGTTGTGGCCAATCCCGTCGGCGCCAACCGCGACATGGTGATCGACGGCGAGACTGGCTATCTCGCCAGCACTCCTAATGAGTGGGCTGCGGCCATCGAACGCTTGGCGCACGACCCAGCCAAGCGCCGTGCCATGGGCGAACGAGGGCGCCACCTGGCTGCCGAACGATATGGCATCGACCGCTGGGCCCCGGAGTTTGTGGCTACTATGTTGCGACTATCCCGGTACGAAGTTTCGCACGTCAGGATTTCTTCACGGACCGACGCTGGTCAAGAGCTGGTCGACCAACAAGGCAAAACTTGCTGAGCAGATAGCGTTGCGGGTGCCGTGCTTTGTTGCGTGCATCATGGCGAGAGGCATTCGCAGGTGCCCAACGGGTTCCCTTTTAAACGCGTTCGGTCGGCGGCGGCGTGCGGTGAATCACTTTTTTGGTTCGTTGGCCTTGGGAAAGCCCGCCCCGAGCAAATCCTGATAGCCGGGCTTGAGGGGCCGCACATCGTATCCCAGCTTTTGTAAGACGTCGGCGGCCAACACTGCGCGGCCCCCTTTAGCGCAGTGGCAATAGACGATCTTGTCCTTGGGTACAGACTTTTCAAGCCGCTCGACAAAATCAGGCTCCTTGGCCTTCTTTGCCAATTCTCCCAGTGGGACCAGCACGGCACCTGCCACATGCCCGCGGTTCCATTCGCCCGGCTCGCGTACGTCAACGAGCACGGCCTTCTTTTCGGCAATTCGTTGCTTCACGGTGTCGAGCGAGTCCTTGGTGAACTCGGTCTCGGCC
Coding sequences within it:
- a CDS encoding DUF1697 domain-containing protein: MSIRIALLRAINVAGRNKVAMSQLRELLEQLGLTGVRSVLQSGNLVFDSSRLTGEKLESLLEQETAKRLQLTADFLVRSVDEWESTIARNPFSKEAQHDPSHLVIMFLKKVPKPADVNTLRSAIKGPEVLHSDGRQLYLVYPAGIGRSNLTGTLIEQKLQTRGTGRNWNTILKLAVTARDAK
- a CDS encoding glycosyltransferase family 4 protein translates to MKLLALTEGADHVCFRYRIGAFQPALESAGIALTVAPLARDLRVRLGQLRAASDADVVILQRRLLPRWQLWLLRRAARTLIYDFDDAVFRRSSLSRRRTISWTRRRGFAATVRMADLAIAGNPFLHDAAARLVGADRVRLIPTCIETTKYPQAEHGRSGSDVRLVWIGQRSTLRYLVDGRQCLGAVAQRLPGIELRVVSDVFPDDVGIAVAPRNWSQQSEAHEIANADIGISWLSDDDWSRGKCGLKVLQYMAAGLPVVANPVGANRDMVIDGETGYLASTPNEWAAAIERLAHDPAKRRAMGERGRHLAAERYGIDRWAPEFVATMLRLSRYEVSHVRISSRTDAGQELVDQQGKTC
- a CDS encoding rhodanese-like domain-containing protein, giving the protein MPIRSLALAIALSLFVSLVWAETEFTKDSLDTVKQRIAEKKAVLVDVREPGEWNRGHVAGAVLVPLGELAKKAKEPDFVERLEKSVPKDKIVYCHCAKGGRAVLAADVLQKLGYDVRPLKPGYQDLLGAGFPKANEPKK